Proteins co-encoded in one Aethina tumida isolate Nest 87 chromosome 7, icAetTumi1.1, whole genome shotgun sequence genomic window:
- the LOC109604817 gene encoding ATP-binding cassette subfamily G member 4-like isoform X2, with amino-acid sequence MDEAVNSAKRTITCVSSPTRIDLEFHDLSFSVPQGRKGSKLILRNVNGQFKSRQLHAIIGPSGAGKTTLLNILAGYKCTEATGSIFVNGKLRNIKQFRKMSRYIMQEDLIQPMLSVTEAMMVAANLKLAKNIGQEEKLQNINEILDLLGLRKTSETSTSRLSGGERKRLAIALELLNNPPLIFLDEPTTGLDDLSCSQCIALLKMLAEGGRTVICSIHSPSARLFSLIDNVYVVASGQCVFQGYGPNVVPFLSKIGLDCPKHYNPADFIMEVCCHEYGDFHDKMVSAIDNGKCIYRRDEELTEAMEIPEDNQLVPCLIDTGYQNDEKINWFSQFRILLMRMWLQMWRDKNFIFMKIALHVVLGLLVGTMYIGMGQDGSKTIFNFGFYFCCLIFFMYIPMMPVLSNFPTEVHYLKREHFNKWYRLSAYFSALTVSTLPMQIILGTVYLSLVYLLSDQPLEYMRMIKFFSVCLLTGVISESFGLLISSQLNIVNAMFVGPVAVVPLMLLAVYGFGSGYSSIPKLIRVAMHFSYLRYSLEALIDSMLRDRPKLGCPDTEDHCIFTDLNYFIKEMGMENTIFWVDMATLVFTLVLFKGVGFYLLRQRLTPSKTFLSLQHVGRFVKSQLGGSR; translated from the exons GTTCCAAACTGATACTTAGAAATGTAAACGGACAGTTTAAATCACGACAGTTGCACGCAATTATTGGACCTTCAGGCGCAGGAAAGActacacttttaaatattctagcaGGATACAA ATGTACGGAAGCAACAGGGTCGATATTTGTGAATGGAAAACTCAGGAATATCAAGCAGTTCAGGAAAATGTCAAGGTACATTATGCAAGAAGACCTAATCCAACCGATGCTTTCGGTTACAGAGGCCATGATGGTGGCTGCCAATTTGAAACTAGCAAAAAATATCGGACAAGAAGAAAAACTGCAAAAT ATAAACGAAATCCTGGACTTGTTGGGCCTAAGGAAAACGTCTGAAACCTCAACTAGCAGGCTGTCGGGGGGTGAAAGGAAAAGACTGGCGATAGCCCTTGAACTATTGAACAATCCACCTTTAATATTTCTAGACGAACCCACCAC aggaTTGGATGATCTGTCCTGTTCTCAATGCATCGCGTTGCTGAAAATGTTGGCGGAAGGCGGAAGAACTGTGATTTGCTCCATTCATTCGCCAAGTGCGAGACTGTTCTCCCTCATCGATAACGTGTATGTGGTCGCCTCGGGGCAATGCGTTTTTCAGGGCTATGGTCCCAATGTCGTTCCATTTTTGTCGAAAATCGGATTGGACTGTCCCAAACACTACAATCCTGCCGACTTCA TTATGGAGGTGTGTTGCCATGAATACGGCGACTTCCATGATAAGATGGTTTCGGCTATCGACAATGGAAAGTGCATATACAGAAGGGACGAGGAATTAACAGAAGCTATGGAAATACCAGAGGATAATCAGTTGGTTCCATGTTTAATCGATACAGGGTATCAAAACGACGAAAAAATCAACTGGTTTAGCCAGTTTAGAATTTTGCTAATGAGGATGTGGCTGCAAATGTGGAGGGATAAG AACTTCATCTTTATGAAAATCGCCCTACATGTTGTCCTGGGACTGTTGGTTGGTACCATGTACATTGGCATGGGACAGGACGGTTCCAAGACTATTTTCAACTTTGGATTTTACTTTTGCTGCCTCATTTTCTTCATGTACATACCCATGATGCCAGTGCTGTCAAACT ttccAACAGAAGTACACTATCTTAAAAGGGAACACTTTAACAAATGGTATCGACTAAGTGCCTATTTCAGTGCCTTAACTGTATCAACTTTACCTATGCAAATTATTTTGGGAACCGTATATTTATCTTTGGTTTACTTATTATCGGACCAGCCTTTAGAGTACATGagaatgataaaatttttctctgTATGCCTTTTAACGGGCGTCATATCCGAAAGTTTTGGCCTCTTGATTTCATCACAACTAAACATAGTC aatGCCATGTTCGTGGGACCGGTGGCGGTGGTACCGCTGATGTTGCTGGCGGTGTATGGTTTCGGGTCGGGCTACAGCAGCATACCGAAACTGATCCGGGTGGCGATGCACTTCAGCTACTTGCGATACTCTCTGGAAGCCCTAATAGATTCGATGCTCAGGGACAGACCGAAGCTAGGCTGTCCAGACACGGAGGACCACTGCATCTTCACTGATCTGAACTATTTCATCAAGGAAATGGGAATGGAGAACACGATATTCTGGGTGGACATGGCCACGCTTGTTTTCACCCTTGTCTTGTTTAAGGGTGTGGGTTTCTATCTGCTCAGACAACGACTGACGCCCAGCAAAACGTTCCTTTCATTGCAACACGTCGGACGGTTTGTCAAGTCCCAGCTGGGCGGATCGCGTTGA
- the LOC109604817 gene encoding ATP-binding cassette subfamily G member 4-like isoform X1, with protein sequence MDEAVNSAKRTITCVSSPTRIDLEFHDLSFSVPQGRKGSKLILRNVNGQFKSRQLHAIIGPSGAGKTTLLNILAGYKCTEATGSIFVNGKLRNIKQFRKMSRYIMQEDLIQPMLSVTEAMMVAANLKLAKNIGQEEKLQNINEILDLLGLRKTSETSTSRLSGGERKRLAIALELLNNPPLIFLDEPTTGLDDLSCSQCIALLKMLAEGGRTVICSIHSPSARLFSLIDNVYVVASGQCVFQGYGPNVVPFLSKIGLDCPKHYNPADFIMEVCCHEYGDFHDKMVSAIDNGKCIYRRDEELTEAMEIPEDNQLVPCLIDTGYQNDEKINWFSQFRILLMRMWLQMWRDKNFIFMKIALHVVLGLLVGTMYIGMGQDGSKTIFNFGFYFCCLIFFMYIPMMPVLSNCKSLTKQSQHLVILFISVPTEVHYLKREHFNKWYRLSAYFSALTVSTLPMQIILGTVYLSLVYLLSDQPLEYMRMIKFFSVCLLTGVISESFGLLISSQLNIVNAMFVGPVAVVPLMLLAVYGFGSGYSSIPKLIRVAMHFSYLRYSLEALIDSMLRDRPKLGCPDTEDHCIFTDLNYFIKEMGMENTIFWVDMATLVFTLVLFKGVGFYLLRQRLTPSKTFLSLQHVGRFVKSQLGGSR encoded by the exons GTTCCAAACTGATACTTAGAAATGTAAACGGACAGTTTAAATCACGACAGTTGCACGCAATTATTGGACCTTCAGGCGCAGGAAAGActacacttttaaatattctagcaGGATACAA ATGTACGGAAGCAACAGGGTCGATATTTGTGAATGGAAAACTCAGGAATATCAAGCAGTTCAGGAAAATGTCAAGGTACATTATGCAAGAAGACCTAATCCAACCGATGCTTTCGGTTACAGAGGCCATGATGGTGGCTGCCAATTTGAAACTAGCAAAAAATATCGGACAAGAAGAAAAACTGCAAAAT ATAAACGAAATCCTGGACTTGTTGGGCCTAAGGAAAACGTCTGAAACCTCAACTAGCAGGCTGTCGGGGGGTGAAAGGAAAAGACTGGCGATAGCCCTTGAACTATTGAACAATCCACCTTTAATATTTCTAGACGAACCCACCAC aggaTTGGATGATCTGTCCTGTTCTCAATGCATCGCGTTGCTGAAAATGTTGGCGGAAGGCGGAAGAACTGTGATTTGCTCCATTCATTCGCCAAGTGCGAGACTGTTCTCCCTCATCGATAACGTGTATGTGGTCGCCTCGGGGCAATGCGTTTTTCAGGGCTATGGTCCCAATGTCGTTCCATTTTTGTCGAAAATCGGATTGGACTGTCCCAAACACTACAATCCTGCCGACTTCA TTATGGAGGTGTGTTGCCATGAATACGGCGACTTCCATGATAAGATGGTTTCGGCTATCGACAATGGAAAGTGCATATACAGAAGGGACGAGGAATTAACAGAAGCTATGGAAATACCAGAGGATAATCAGTTGGTTCCATGTTTAATCGATACAGGGTATCAAAACGACGAAAAAATCAACTGGTTTAGCCAGTTTAGAATTTTGCTAATGAGGATGTGGCTGCAAATGTGGAGGGATAAG AACTTCATCTTTATGAAAATCGCCCTACATGTTGTCCTGGGACTGTTGGTTGGTACCATGTACATTGGCATGGGACAGGACGGTTCCAAGACTATTTTCAACTTTGGATTTTACTTTTGCTGCCTCATTTTCTTCATGTACATACCCATGATGCCAGTGCTGTCAAACTGTAAGTCCCTTACCAAACAATCACAACatcttgtaatattatttatttcagttccAACAGAAGTACACTATCTTAAAAGGGAACACTTTAACAAATGGTATCGACTAAGTGCCTATTTCAGTGCCTTAACTGTATCAACTTTACCTATGCAAATTATTTTGGGAACCGTATATTTATCTTTGGTTTACTTATTATCGGACCAGCCTTTAGAGTACATGagaatgataaaatttttctctgTATGCCTTTTAACGGGCGTCATATCCGAAAGTTTTGGCCTCTTGATTTCATCACAACTAAACATAGTC aatGCCATGTTCGTGGGACCGGTGGCGGTGGTACCGCTGATGTTGCTGGCGGTGTATGGTTTCGGGTCGGGCTACAGCAGCATACCGAAACTGATCCGGGTGGCGATGCACTTCAGCTACTTGCGATACTCTCTGGAAGCCCTAATAGATTCGATGCTCAGGGACAGACCGAAGCTAGGCTGTCCAGACACGGAGGACCACTGCATCTTCACTGATCTGAACTATTTCATCAAGGAAATGGGAATGGAGAACACGATATTCTGGGTGGACATGGCCACGCTTGTTTTCACCCTTGTCTTGTTTAAGGGTGTGGGTTTCTATCTGCTCAGACAACGACTGACGCCCAGCAAAACGTTCCTTTCATTGCAACACGTCGGACGGTTTGTCAAGTCCCAGCTGGGCGGATCGCGTTGA